From a region of the Pristis pectinata isolate sPriPec2 chromosome 2, sPriPec2.1.pri, whole genome shotgun sequence genome:
- the drd5a gene encoding D(1B) dopamine receptor isoform X1: protein MMSNRTLNEVTSAKSELLARVLTGLLLSLLILFTLFGNALVCAAVVRFRHLRTKVTNIFIVSLALSDLLVAVLVMPWKAVTEVAAYWPFGGSFCNVWVASDIMCSTASILNLCVISVDRYWAISSPFRYQRKMTHRAALVMIAVTWALSLLISFIPVQLRWHSSPTQVSAEPNNTQSCDSSLNRTYAISSSLVSFYIPVAIMLVTYTRIYRIAQLQIRRIASLERAAEHAQSCRRDKRDARQQVQVQHHSALKSSFRKETKVLKTLSIIMGVFVCCWLPFFILNCMVPFCDRRSPSTVSGLPCVSETTFDIFVWFGWANSTLNPVVYAFNAEFRKAFSSLLGCQDFCSSNQVETVNISNELVSYNQDTAFHKEMVTAYVTMIPNVMDCMEDNQIFDRMSQILATNEVATDSVSEVEGDADLSLDKITPFTPNGLH, encoded by the coding sequence ATGATGTCGAACAGGACCCTAAATGAAGTCACAAGCGCCAAGAGTGAGCTGCTGGCTCGCGTCCTCACTGGGCTCCTACTCTCCTTGTTGATCCTTTTCACCCTGTTCGGCAACGCGCTGGTGTGTGCCGCCGTGGTCCGCTTTCGCCACCTCCGCACTAAGGTTACCAATATCTTCATCGTCTCGCTGGCGCTCTCCGACCTGCTGGTGGCCGTGCTGGTGATGCCCTGGAAAGCGGTGACAGAGGTGGCCGCTTACTGGCCGTTCGGGGGCAGCTTCTGCAACGTGTGGGTGGCCTCGGACATCATGTGCTCGACAGCGTCCATCCTGAACCTGTGTGTGATCAGCGTGGACAGGTACTGGGCAATCTCCAGCCCGTTCCGTTACCAGCGCAAGATGACCCACCGGGCCGCGCTGGTGATGATCGCCGTGACCTGGGCTCTCTCGCTGCTCATCTCCTTCATCCCGGTGCAGCTCCGTTGGCACAGCAGCCCGACCCAGGTGTCTGCGGAGCCCAACAACACCCAGAGCTGCGACTCCAGTCTGAACAGGACCTACGCTATCTCCTCCTCCCTGGTCAGCTTCTACATCCCCGTGGCCATCATGCTGGTCACTTACACGCGGATCTACAGGATCGCTCAGCTGCAGATCCGGCGGATCGCCTCGTTGGAGAGAGCGGCCGAGCACGCCCAGAGCTGCCGCCGGGACAAGCGGGACGCCCGGCAGCAGGTACAGGTTCAGCACCACAGCGCGCTGAAGAGCTCCTTCAGGAAAGAGACCAAGGTGCTGAAGACCCTCTCCATCATCATGGGTGTTTTCGTTTGCTGCTGGCTGCCCTTCTTCATCCTGAACTGCATGGTCCCTTTCTGCGACCGGCGCTCCCCATCCACCGTCTCCGGGCTGCCGTGTGTCAGTGAGACCACCTTTGACATCTTCGTGTGGTTCGGCTGGGCCAACTCCACTCTCAACCCGGTGGTCTACGCTTTCAACGCCGAGTTCCGCAAAGCTTTCTCCAGCCTGCTGGGCTGCCAAGACTTCTGCTCTAGCAACCAAGTGGAGACGGTGAACATCAGCAACGAGCTGGTGTCCTACAACCAGGACACGGCCTTCCACAAGGAGATGGTCACCGCCTATGTCACCATGATTCCCAATGTAATGGACTGCATGGAGGACAACCAGATCTTTGACAGGATGTCCCAGATCTTGGCCACCAACGAGGTAGCCACGGATTCCGTTTCTGAGGTGGAGGGCGACGCAGACTTGTCTTTAGATAAAATCACGCCTTTTACCCCGAATGGTTTGCACTAA
- the drd5a gene encoding D(1B) dopamine receptor isoform X2, translated as MPWKAVTEVAAYWPFGGSFCNVWVASDIMCSTASILNLCVISVDRYWAISSPFRYQRKMTHRAALVMIAVTWALSLLISFIPVQLRWHSSPTQVSAEPNNTQSCDSSLNRTYAISSSLVSFYIPVAIMLVTYTRIYRIAQLQIRRIASLERAAEHAQSCRRDKRDARQQVQVQHHSALKSSFRKETKVLKTLSIIMGVFVCCWLPFFILNCMVPFCDRRSPSTVSGLPCVSETTFDIFVWFGWANSTLNPVVYAFNAEFRKAFSSLLGCQDFCSSNQVETVNISNELVSYNQDTAFHKEMVTAYVTMIPNVMDCMEDNQIFDRMSQILATNEVATDSVSEVEGDADLSLDKITPFTPNGLH; from the coding sequence ATGCCCTGGAAAGCGGTGACAGAGGTGGCCGCTTACTGGCCGTTCGGGGGCAGCTTCTGCAACGTGTGGGTGGCCTCGGACATCATGTGCTCGACAGCGTCCATCCTGAACCTGTGTGTGATCAGCGTGGACAGGTACTGGGCAATCTCCAGCCCGTTCCGTTACCAGCGCAAGATGACCCACCGGGCCGCGCTGGTGATGATCGCCGTGACCTGGGCTCTCTCGCTGCTCATCTCCTTCATCCCGGTGCAGCTCCGTTGGCACAGCAGCCCGACCCAGGTGTCTGCGGAGCCCAACAACACCCAGAGCTGCGACTCCAGTCTGAACAGGACCTACGCTATCTCCTCCTCCCTGGTCAGCTTCTACATCCCCGTGGCCATCATGCTGGTCACTTACACGCGGATCTACAGGATCGCTCAGCTGCAGATCCGGCGGATCGCCTCGTTGGAGAGAGCGGCCGAGCACGCCCAGAGCTGCCGCCGGGACAAGCGGGACGCCCGGCAGCAGGTACAGGTTCAGCACCACAGCGCGCTGAAGAGCTCCTTCAGGAAAGAGACCAAGGTGCTGAAGACCCTCTCCATCATCATGGGTGTTTTCGTTTGCTGCTGGCTGCCCTTCTTCATCCTGAACTGCATGGTCCCTTTCTGCGACCGGCGCTCCCCATCCACCGTCTCCGGGCTGCCGTGTGTCAGTGAGACCACCTTTGACATCTTCGTGTGGTTCGGCTGGGCCAACTCCACTCTCAACCCGGTGGTCTACGCTTTCAACGCCGAGTTCCGCAAAGCTTTCTCCAGCCTGCTGGGCTGCCAAGACTTCTGCTCTAGCAACCAAGTGGAGACGGTGAACATCAGCAACGAGCTGGTGTCCTACAACCAGGACACGGCCTTCCACAAGGAGATGGTCACCGCCTATGTCACCATGATTCCCAATGTAATGGACTGCATGGAGGACAACCAGATCTTTGACAGGATGTCCCAGATCTTGGCCACCAACGAGGTAGCCACGGATTCCGTTTCTGAGGTGGAGGGCGACGCAGACTTGTCTTTAGATAAAATCACGCCTTTTACCCCGAATGGTTTGCACTAA